The Strix uralensis isolate ZFMK-TIS-50842 chromosome 4, bStrUra1, whole genome shotgun sequence genomic interval TTTTGGCTTGGAGTTTCTCATGTTATCTCTCAACGTATAAAAATACATCTATCATATGAATAGATGAGTATGGATCTTGCTGATGATAATATCATGCCCCAAATGCAGAATTTTGTGAAAGAGGAAGATTTTTATCTCCTATCTTTCCTGTTAGCCTCCATcattaaaaatttgctttttgccCTTCAGCAACTGgttctcattttccctttttgctAGGTCAATGGCAGAGACTTGAAGGATTTGCAGCACAAGGATGCTGTGGAACTGTTCAGGAACGCAGGCTGTGACGTGTCTCTGAAGATTCAGCGCAGGGTATGTCTTACCTGTTTCTTAGGGTTACTTCTGGCTCAGTTTAGACTGTTTTTTCTGGTGGATAGCTCTCTTATTTCATGAGGCATAGAAATACCGTGTCCAGGTGGTCATTGTCAATTATGCATATGTTATTTGAACTATGGCCTCCTCTAGTTGACCACGGCTGTAATTATTTGTGCATTACTTGAATGTAACAGTATCAGTGAAGAGGTGAGTTTGGAGAAGTTCCCAGGTCTTTGTTTTGCCTGGAGTATGGTGTGTTTTCTCACAGATCTCCTTTCTCGGAGGCAAAGGTTTGCCTGTGAAGACAGAATCTCAAGTTCTCCAGTTTTGTTTCAGAAGCCAAAATCTTACTGGAGACAAAACTCCCCTGTTGTTTCAGAGGTCATCACTCATGGTAGTGTTGAGATGTGTGTAGCCCACTACTACAAGAAACACATTAAGGTcctggagcgtgtccagagaagggcaacgaagctggtgaagggtctagagcacaagtcttacgaggagcagctgagggcactggggttgtttagcctggagaaaagaaggcccggggagaccttattgctctctacaactacctgagaggaggttgtagcgagggGGGTGTCcgtctcttctcccaagtaagaagtgataggacaagaggaaatggcctcaagttgcaccaggggaggtttagattggatattaggaaaaatttcttcactgaaagggttgtcaagtgttggaacaggctgcccagggaagtggttgagtcaccatccctggaggtatttaaaagatgtgtagatgtggcacttagggacatggtttagtggtggacttggcagtgtttgtTAACaattggactcgatgatcttaagggtcttttccaacctaaatggttttatgattctatgaaacgtGGGCTGCTAATTTAAATATACTAGCACCATTTTGAATACAGAAAGAGAGGAATCCTTAATCCACTGTTGTAATTTGAACATCCCTAGCTAGCATTGAAGTTGACAAAGGAAATACTGATCAGCCTGCTGATAGGGAGAGGTGAGTTGAGGCCCCTTTCCTACTCCCTTAGTAAAGGAGTAAATTTTCTGGACCAGTGTACATAGGGCAGgtaagaaaagcagagagaacttGTGATGCCCTTTTCCTGGTAAAGACACCAAGAAATTGTGTGATTGGGAGTACATCAAGGGATGACTGGGTGTGTATGTGTCATTGCTTCTGCTATATGAGACATACCCAGAGCCAGCTGTTAGTCCTAGCTTACAAAGTGGCAGAGAAACATGAAGGTGCCTGGTGGTGACTGGGTACCCTGCAGTGAAAACTCAGTCCATCCAGAGCCATTCTAACCCTTCCATGTGTGGAGTGTACAGGTACCTGGGGAAACCATCTTGCACATCCTTATAGAGCCACCTGATCCCTACACAGAAGTGGGGGCTCTCCTATGATGGGCTCTGacacaaatacttttctttttcattgtagtTGCAGCCACAAAATGGCCCTGTGGGTCATCGGAGTGATGGAGAATCAGGTGGGCTTCCTCTAGCAGCCATTCTTGTGCCAGGCCTGGcgcttgctgcagcagcagtctGGATCTTGCTGAGGTATCGACAGCGGATGTGAAGAGTTCACGTTTTGGATATCACTGCGTATTTTACACAGCGATGATGTAATTTAAAGATAGAGAATCAACGATCTTATCACAGACTGATGTCAGAAAGGATCATTGCCTATCATAAAGCTGCTGCTGATGTTCTTTATATATTGATTTTGTTGCAGGGTGGAtggaagcagagaggaaaaggggaagggcGGTGACTGTGTTTATGTATAGAGTGGGATAGCTGGTTTTTTGACTAATCTGGGGAGGTTTTGCCATCCTCCTCTGTTTTGCACCATGAACTTTCAAACACTCATCTATTCCGTGTTTTAAGATGTGACTTTTGGTTAAAGGGAGTGGGGGTTGGGGTGGttttaaatcaaaaatatttACTAGAGGCTTTGCCTTGTTTCCACTGAATTTTTCTTGAAACTAATGATCCCTGTCTGAACCTTGAATAAAAAGAAGCAATGCAGAGggtatattattttttccattgaatTTTTGTTGGTTGTTGCTAATTAAATGCcttaagaaaaatgtataaaacgTAATCTGTGGTTTCGCAGGTAAAATCATCAGTGTAGCTGCTGATTTAACAGTAGTATGCAGTATTGGTGAGGTATTCTACCAGTTCTGGAAAGACAGAAGATAGCCTGCTGCTAGAAAAAGACTTTGTCAGGATGACTGCTCATTCTTGGGTCAGAGTTGTAAGAGAAAGCTTTCCACAAAATGCTAGCATACTTGGAGAGAGACAAGCAGACAACTGAATCACAAGGATGAGCACTGGCAAGAGATCTGGGCATGCTGAAGCTACAGAAGAGTCTTTAAATTAGTAATGAAGCAATAATCCCTCCATCCGTCAAGTGGGTCGAAGTCTGCATCTCTCAGGTTAAAGGTCAgttttgggggttatttttttgTGTGAGGAATATTTTAGATAAAGTTTTCTGTAGCAGCTAACTTGCTGTCTGCAGTCAGAAAATCTTATGATGATTGAAAGGGAGAAGCCGAGAGCAGGCTGGGATTGTCCTGGCTAGTGCTTGGTTGTGAAGACTGATGTGATGTTCAGGAGACAGACTGGCAGGTGTAAGGCAGGGTAAGGCTTAGTGAGTAAAACCAAAGGGAGAGACCCTGGCTCTGGAAAGTGTGTTGCAGAATTTACCTGCAGGGTCTCATCTCCTCACTGTGATTTGAATGGTTTTAAATGCCCCAGCTGACATGAGCTCTGTGGGGTAAGACCTCTTTCTCTTGTCTCCAAGAAATcaatgtgttttgttgtttttgtaaaagaaaagcaaaatgcatgGTCTGGTCTGTatgatgccaaaaaaaaaaaaatcacatatgcaATATATGTattcaaacaaagaaaaactggTGTCTCGGTGCTTTACTTATCtctattctttatttttctagtCAAACATTGCTGATGTGTTTGAAATTGTTGTGTGTTTGCTCAGGGCTGTATTCCTGCCGTCTGCTGGAGATAGAAATGGTATGCTGTTATACATGATGTTCCTAAATCACAATGGTGTTTTGGAGCACTTAGACCACATGAAATCTTGCTTTGGCTTATACACTCCTCTAGTATAAGGGGAAGAGGAAACAGGAGGAATTTTGCTTGGTGTCCTTGGGGGACTTTGGGAACAGAGGAGGTTTGGTGAACGTATATCGGTGTTGGATGGCCTGGGGTGATGCATGTGGTGACTTGCCTTGGCCTGCAAGCCAGTTCTGCCTGATAGCAGAAGGTCTGCTCTTTGGACAGAGCTTTGCAGATGCAGCATGAACCAGTTTGCTTGTCTGTGGCCTGCTCTGAATATCTGGATGTGGTGTCCATGTGGAGTGTATTAAGGTGGATGATTAGAAGTTGGTGCTGTTGTACCACAGCCATCAGAATAAAGATGCAGACAGTAAGTAAAAGGTCTGTCTGGGACAAACCTCTTGTTAGTCCCTGCCTGAGTTGAGTTTCTGTGAGAGGGCGTATGTGGAACAGGCTAGGAGGATGAGGATTTGTGGAAGGGAGTGGTTAGTTTTACTCATTTCCCGTCGGagtaagcagagaaagcaaagcctttggggtttttttgttttggtttggttttttcacCTTTGAGCTTTGGGATTTTGGGACACGATTGCCATCTGTGTTACAGGCATTTTATTATGGGGGGAGGGTTGTATCCAATGCCCAGATAATTGATGTGGCTTATGGAGCAAGAAAAGGCCCTTCTGGTGCATAGTGTtccttttggatttcttttcacAATTACTGAATAATTTTAATACCACAGCATTAACCCCATGGTTTTTTCAGAAGTCTGAAGAGTAGTTTTTACAGAGAATTTAAACCATCCGGTCTAACCCTCAGGAACACCTTTCTGTGTCTACTGCCTTCAAACTAGTGCCTGAGGAGTACCAAGCAATCCCTTTTCCGATCCCGCTTATTGACAAAATCTTTGTGGAAACCTTGACCCCAAAGTCTCCTGTGAGCTGTGGCTCATACTACTTTCTCGCAGCAGCTGGACTGTCTCACCTAAAATTTGTGTGTTTTCCAAAGTCTTTTTCACTGTGGTTTCTGTAGCCTTGAATTTCATCTTTACACTGAAAGCTGCGTATGCGTTTTCTGTCATTGCAGAAGAAGTGAATTAAAAGAACACCTAATGAGGACAGCTTGTAAATGCAAGCAATCAGAGAAAGTTTTAGCTTTTGTTACAACTTAAATCTCTGggttttgaaaaaaagataagTTGGAATCTTGAAGACAAACATAAAAAGCATTCTAATTTGtaagtttggagtttttttaagaACTCATTCACCATTCATACTGAGGGCAGCTGAAACTCTTAAATCCCCATGTTTCTTTCCCATTCTCATCTGTTCCCTCAACCTTATTGTGAACTTACTGACCTGCTGAAGCCTGGATTTTCATATCCATAGTTTAAGGACAAATCCATCTAGTTTGACTTCCTGTACATTCTAGGCATTTGAGTCTCTTGAATTGCATGTGCTAATGACATGGATTTGATTTAGGCATAACAGTGAGAAAGAGCAGCCAGACTTGATCTGAAGATAGGAAGGTGCGCTACTTCtggcattttttaattaaaacatactAGAAAGGAGCGTGTGGGAGGGAAAGATGCCTTGCTTTCAGTTTGCCTTTAGGTTTCAGCAACTGGTTTGTTAGGTTGTTCTGTGCTAGATTAAAGAGGCCTCTAATAACTGATAGTCCCTCCCTGTGAGAGGATTTCTGTGTTGTAATTGCCTTCCTTCtcacattatttttaagaaatgaagcCAACTGAGCCCTTTAAGTTTCTCAGTGTAAGATACTTTTTCTCTTGAAGTAGTTTCTATGCCTTTCTGCACCCTTTCCAGTGTTTCTGTACTGCTTTGTAAAATCCAGACACCCCAACCATGTGCAGAATCTCACTACTGAGCATGCCAATGCCATATAGTAGGagttttacatataatttttacCTGCAAACCCTTAAAATTTTTTTGGTGAAGGCATGTGCAAAGCAAATTTAAGCCAACTTCTAAGAGCTGACTTTTCTTAAATAACTTTACAAATCTCTTAGAAGTGGTATACAGCTTTccccttcttcattttctttctcaagtgcCCTAAGAAATCTGTGAACCACAGAATAAACACCATTGCCACATGAAAGGTAAATTCTCTTAATTCCAGTTTATAGATCAAAAGAGCAATCCCTTTTGGTCATAGTGTGACACTAGAAATGAGTGTTAAGTGCCTGTATATTCTGATTTCTAAATCCTTGTCCATACCCGATGTGACCTGCATGGTGTGGGTGAGGGTGTCTGAGTTTGCATGTTGTCGAATGACTGTATCTCCCATTTGTAttggctgtgagcactgacaggccCAGATTACGCTCTCTCTGCCTTGTCTGTTGTGTTATCTACTGGTCCACTGTCTTTACTAGTACTGGTTTTGTCTTCTGCCAGATCATCAGTGAAAATACTGAATGGAGTTTGGTACAGAGGCAACTTTCCCCCATGGTTATGATTTTTTCAGTAACTGATGGTATCTCCAGATTATTGCATGCTTTGTCTAACAGGTGCATTTTGATAGTGGAtagcattgatttttatttttttaaatacatatatcaGCATGTTGCATAGTACTAAGTAGATTACATCTGAGTGGTCAGTAAACTTCATCTACTCTCTTGCTGGCAGAAGCAGATACAAAGGTAATGATCAGGTCAGGCGAGCTTTATGAGCCAGTCTTCCTCCCGTCTTTCTTAATTTATTGATGTGGGTTTTACCTGTGGAAGTTGTTTTCCTCTACTCAGGCTGAAGGAAAGAGCAGGTAACTTACTAGTAAGACAGTGTCCTACAGGCTGGGGGCCCAAGGGAAGGGTTACGTGAAGTGTGAAGGAGGGCCTTACCTATACCCTTGTCCTCAGGGTTTTCTTCATGACTAGCTTTAGGCAGACTCATGCTGtatctgtgctgctgtgcttggTATGTGTGTCCTCTCTGGAGCTCTGCTCTGTCTCTCCCCACATGCAGCTGAGGGGGACTCCAGGCCTTTCAAAGCTTCCTCAAAGAAGGATTCACGTACAGTGAGAACGTACACTGGTTGAAATGATGAACAATGTTGTACAGACTCAAAATGGCTTTACTTGACAAATTTGAAAGCtttgctccttgctgctgcagctgtaaCTGATCACAGGCAAACTTCACTGTAGAGTGAGCTGTGTATCTCTTACCTGGCTGCCAAAACCAACTTTCCTAGGCTGGCACTCTTTGTAAGTGTGTGTGCGAAGTATGCAGGGTAATTATTCAGAGTGGCATGTGAATGATTGGAGATCATTCATCAAGCTTTCAAACTTGTGTTTGTGTCCAAGTATTCCAGCCATGTTCCCTTTGGTGAAGTTCTCTCCCCTCTCATCTCTCTTCACCACCTCTCAGCAGCCTGGCGTTTGTGCCTGGCTTGCATTTTTTGCCATGACACAAAAGCAAGTGTCATagaaaaattgctgcttttgctCTGTGTCAGCAGGTACTGATACTTGTTAGTTCAACTGTGTCCCCTCAGTTGCTCTGAACTAGCTATTGGGCTGAGTGTtactccttttctcttccctttggaAATGAATGTTGGCACTTGGTTCTGTGACTGTCCTCGTTCTGGCTGGCTTGTCAGGTGTTGGAGGGCACATCACCAGAACACCAAGCACAAGCCTGTACTCTGAGGTAGTGGAGGCCCTACAGTTAGGGCAGTAAGAGGCTCTGATCAGCTCTGAACTGAACCCAAAAAGCCCTAAGACCTTCACTCTATGTGGACACTAGAAGCTCTTGCTGAGTGTCAGTATTTCAAGCAGGATGGTCCGGTCTCTACAGCAGTAGGGGCTGGATTCCAGTTTTGGGAACACCTCTGAAGGTCTGTGTTGATGTCATGGCAACTCCCAGCTCCAAGCCTGCCCTTTTTGCCCTTAATGTGTGTCTGTCTCACCTTTCCAAGCTCCTGATTGTGGTGATGCTGGAAGAAAACATGTTTCCAGTTGTTAGAATGTGACAGTCCACACTAGACCTGTAACCCGTGTCCTGCTGTGGGTTGGATGGGCAGGGTAGGCAGATCTTAGGGCTCACCACCTAGATGACTATGTATCCACAACTTCGGAAAGTGCAGCAGAAGTGCAGTTTATGCTAAGCATGTCATTGCTCTGCTGGGACAGAGTAtttccagagaaagaagagagaaagtttAGCAAAAGCAGAGTTTTGGAAAGACAGCTGTACTTGTGCATGAGAGCAGGGTTGTCTATATATCCATGGCTAACAACATCTCTGGGGAGAGTTTTTGGAAGAGATTTAGAGTGAATGAGAAAAGAAGGGCTGAAGAAAACTTTTGTACTTATtcatagtgtgtgtgtgtgagaaaagTGTGCtcctaaaaaaaaggaaataagatttaaaagaaatgtcATCTGAACCTAGTTCAGTAGGACTGCttgggctggggagagggaaggagaaggtcAGGGTgcacagctggggctggctgATTTAAACACAGGGTTTTCTGGGAATAGAGAAGTAGCAGTGTGAGGTATAAACCATGCTGTTTTTTCATCTTTGACACAGCCACCTGCTTCAGCTACTTTAGTTTAACTAGTAATAAGCACTTCATGAACCATTAGAGCTACTCTGGATGTTAATAACATTCATGCAAATAGACTAGAAGCTCTGTTTCCCCGAATCACTTTAAATTTAGAGTTCATAGATAGTTGTCAAGGTAGATTGCTGACATTAATTGAAGGACATCAAGCTGTTAAATGGGAAGTAGTCTAAGTTAGATGGTTTTGTGGTTATTTAACATTTGTTAGTGCAGGAAAATGCTTGTGTTCttaaaggtgtttttaaaatctggaatgATTGAGATACTGGCAATCTGGTCTTAAAAGTTGATAGCATGGAGATTTCCAGGTGGAATGGGAGACAGTATAAGAGAAACTATTGCTTAACTAGTGAAATATTTGCTGTCTCACTTTACATAGGCTCTGTGGGAGTCCAAATGCAACATATAAAATAGCGGGTTTGCAGTTATCCCAAATGGTCTTTTGCATTTAGTGCTCCTCAGCATGTTTTAGTAAACTTCTGAATCACAGAAACAATAAAGCATGCAAGGAAAGGGGATAAAAGAATTGTAATATTTAGGGCTTTTTTCACTTCCTTCTTT includes:
- the SYNJ2BP gene encoding synaptojanin-2-binding protein isoform X2, with amino-acid sequence MVGKGDAGLGFNIVGGTDQQYVSNDSSIYVSRIKKDGAAYLDGRLQEGDKILAVNGRDLKDLQHKDAVELFRNAGCDVSLKIQRRLQPQNGPVGHRSDGESGGLPLAAILVPGLALAAAAVWILLRYRQRM
- the SYNJ2BP gene encoding synaptojanin-2-binding protein isoform X1, with translation MNGSVAGGGFSEEVISLTRRPSGLGFNIVGGTDQQYVSNDSSIYVSRIKKDGAAYLDGRLQEGDKILAVNGRDLKDLQHKDAVELFRNAGCDVSLKIQRRLQPQNGPVGHRSDGESGGLPLAAILVPGLALAAAAVWILLRYRQRM